In Acanthochromis polyacanthus isolate Apoly-LR-REF ecotype Palm Island chromosome 9, KAUST_Apoly_ChrSc, whole genome shotgun sequence, the DNA window ATGTAATAGTTGATAGTGTCTTGTTCAGATACGCCATCCaggattgatttttttatgactATACATACCAGAAATAGCTTCTCCTCTTTGCAGAACTTCCTCGATATTTGCCACCATGATTCTCTGGACGTCCTGTAGCTCTGTGTTAATGCTGCCTAAGTTCCTCCGGGCCCTGCTGTCGACGTACGACTTCTTCATTTTCTGGATGTATGTGTCTGGAACAAGCAAACGGCAATTTGAATTACTTCAAATCAATCAAGCGCCTCATAACAACCCGAACAGACAGTTACTTATGCTCACTACGATGTATGACAGTTTGAGTCTCAAGCTTTACCATCAGCAATCAGACACCTCGGGGCTCGTAAGCTTTTCCACTGGTAGCACTGGTGTTACCAACTTTTTTGGTTGGTTGCCCCGCCTCAACCTCTTTATTTTGGTTCAGCTGTTTTTGCATAACCCAGTGATACAAGACATCATATatgtgaaaatatattaattttgtCACCAGTCCTCTTCTGATGTCAGTAATAACAGGTTGAGCACTGAATactacattttacatttctgatCTCTTTAAAACTTTCAGtatgtaaaaacacaactgctgaaaacactcacaaaaagactcaacaaTGAAGCGATTAATGAACACCCAGTGGTCACACAAATGCTCAGATTACACTAATAAATGCTGGTAAGCTGTCATTCAGTATGATGCTCCTAATCAATCTCTTGAACAGTAATAGCAGAGCATTCCCCTCTGTTTCACTTCATAAAAGGAAAAGTTACATATTGCACAAACATGGACataatttcaacaatattaggAAAGCACATGAAATCAAGAGAACAAGGTCCTTTTGGTGTTACAGTATGCATTGTTAAGTTATCAACCTGTTAGTAAATGTGTACATATCCTGCTGAATGGATAAAATACAGTAGATCCACATTCAGACACGGCAGACAGTGGGTTTCTCCCAATAACAACAATACTACATTTTACCGATTTTCCCCAAACGCCTCACAAGCTGGCtgtttcaaatcaaatcaatcaaatgtctttattgtccctggatatacagtatgtacaacGACATTTTGAATGCCTTTCCTTGGTGggataaaatatatataaaatagacGATGCAAAACATATTAtataggtaagaaaataattagataaaataaaatacaaataaatacatattgCACAAACCTACCCAAAACTGCCCATGCTAAATGTACAGGTTTAGGAGTTTTGCACTGGTTCAGCTGCTTTATGGCACAGTTTACACATCAGGCAGGTAAAAGACTGACATAATGTGGAAGAAAACAGGTGATTTAATCATAAAACGTcaggaaaatgttcagaaaatggacaagaagCCTATCCATCACTGTCATATAATGCACCTGGCTTTGAtggctttttccattttttttcttaaattaattTTCAGCTCCAGAGCCTCTTTCCACATACATCCAAAGACATCATCATAATAACTCAGAGAATGGTGAATGGCAACAACCACATCATAGACATAAATTCTGACAATCGGCTTTCTCCATAAAAAGCTGTTAAATTACCAATTCATGCAAAACACTTAAAATCTTTCACAACAAGGGCTCGGGGCTGGAAAAAGGCAAACCAAGGCTGTAATTATTTTCAGCTAATTGTACTTATTGTTTTTGAATTACACATCACAATTTATGTATTTTGCTAAAAGTATTTCATTATACTTCCATGTCTGTTGTGTACTGTAGCTATGACGAGCGACAATTACAGTCAAAAGCTGAAAATCAGTAATATCTATAGACTCTATGTGCAGCCCATGTTCATTGTCTCAgtcaaagaaaataaactacaaattaaaggaaaaaatatatatgtatgctaCAGTGAAAGCAGTTTTATTCTGCAGATAGTAAATAGTGAAGTCTTTCCTCAGCATTTCCACATATAAAACACAGTCTTACCAAATTCGATGAAAGAGTACGGCCTCGTTACTGTGGGTACTCTTCTTCCATACTGGTCATAGAACTCGTTGTGGAGATCCTCAAGGTACGCAAAAGCCATCTTTTTGGGGAAAGAAGCCTCGCAGAGGGACAGGTAGCATACACCCTGAGCTATTAAATagctgaaaacaaattaaaataaatatatagaaTCACTTTGATGCATGGCAAAATATTTACCAGCTAGAACCTCAGCAAAATTAACTGTACAGCCTTCGCAATTGTCTTACTGAAAGTTCATGTCACCGGTCTCCAGGGTGCACCGGTCTGGACTCTGAGCATTGAGTTTACGACAAAGCTGCTTGGCCTGGCTCTGGTACTGCTGGAGGTCTCTTCCTGACTGACAAACATGAGACAGTCAAGTTTGTTAGTTACGTATTTATCaagcttcacaataaaacagccCAAAAGTCATGAACTGAGATGAGCAATACGATAATAGAATAATAATATCACATTAAATCCTGAAACCTTTAAACATCCACTATGGTGACAACTTTAAGGTGACTTTTTTAATAGTGTTTTGTGGTTGATAGAAACCCGGAGGtgtaaaattcaattcaattttatttatatagcaccgattacaattcaaattgagtcaagatgctttacagaacccatatgcctgaaacCCTAGAGCAAGCCTTAAGGTGGCAGTAAAACGATTCCTCAAAACTTCGACATAACTAGTTAGCCTCCTGGCTTTACAAGCCAGAAAGAATTTGACCCAGATACTATGCAACACccaactaactaactaactaactaactaactaactaactaactcaCTGTCTTTAAGCTTGAACTGTGGTTGACAACGCCAGCTGACAGCTGACAGTGTTTTTCTAAAGGGGGTACAAACAGCAACAGCATATTCAAAACACACCGTCTAGAACAGATCTAAAACCAGTATTTATTCTGTTACAGTTAAATTAGCCATGTTTGCAATATTCTGAGCTGAAAGACTGTAAGACACACTGTGAGGACTTGAGAGATTTTGATCAATTtgatgaaaagatgcaaaatatgggacctttaataaAGAACAGATGAACTCTTCACCAtccaaatatattatttttcatatttagcTCATCACAAACACAGTCCTCTTCCAGTGAAATAATTTACATTGAATATGAAAGTTTTGACACTGTTTTCAggtctttttaaacatttaatgtaaagcactttaaatTTCTGTTACATATGGAATGTGTAATACCCTCACAACATTGTTAtctaaacattacatttaaaaactgagcTTTAGTTGTAATTAAATACATCTTGTAGATGATCTGCTTTAACTTTTACTACAAACTACCAGGAGCGGACAGGTTCTTAAAAAACCCACTTTTTGAATAGGCTTAGCCACGGAGGGCTACATACTAGCTGTCATTCATACCTGCTCGTCCTCCTGGATGGACGCAGCCAGCGGCAGTCCGTCCGCCACTCGGGCCACCATCGTCAGTAAAATCATCCTGAGGAGGGTCTGTGTTCGGCGGCTGTCAGCTGTCGGCTCAGTCGGAAAGTGCGAACTTCAAAAAACTTTGTACGTTTTAGCTCCAAACTGATGATGCAGTGGGAATGCGTTGGACGGAAGTTCGCGGTGCGCCGGCGAATTAAGTCCGAGTGGAAACTGGAGGCGCACGGTTCATTTTTTCCACCGCATTAAAGCGGTACGCTGCCGAAACTCACATGAACAAATAAATGGATTTAGgtgttttcagctcaaaatatcAAC includes these proteins:
- the sec22ba gene encoding vesicle-trafficking protein SEC22b-A, which translates into the protein MILLTMVARVADGLPLAASIQEDEQSGRDLQQYQSQAKQLCRKLNAQSPDRCTLETGDMNFHYLIAQGVCYLSLCEASFPKKMAFAYLEDLHNEFYDQYGRRVPTVTRPYSFIEFDTYIQKMKKSYVDSRARRNLGSINTELQDVQRIMVANIEEVLQRGEAISALDTKASNLSSLSKKYRSDAKYLNTRSTYAKVAAVAVFFITLIIYVRFWWL